Proteins encoded by one window of Cloeon dipterum chromosome 4, ieCloDipt1.1, whole genome shotgun sequence:
- the LOC135944336 gene encoding uncharacterized protein LOC135944336: protein MMSLLIQMALPALVLVLFAASGRGQEMQRGFEQRGWSSDGDYKLVRGPEVKNNMGNLDYNDIDSQTEVPDKELDMIDSTEEEATFEPETEPAKPVVKIAADAGKGNQKQQEVITLFYYLVATLLAEFLILAIIIVLGESAKKFGSKSTEIVEV from the exons ATGATGAGCTTGCTAATTCAAATGGCTCTGCCAGCGCTCGTCCTGGTCCTGTTTGCGGCCTCTGGACGGGGCCAGGAG ATGCAGCGAGGATTCGAGCAGAGGGGGTGGTCATCAGACGGCGACTACAAACTGGTGCGCGGCCCAGAAGTTAAAAACAACATGGGAAACCTGGACTACAATGACATAGATAGCCAGACAGAAGTACCGGATAAG GAACTTGACATGATCGACTCTACTGAAGAGGAAGCCACCTTTGAACCTGAAACTGAGCCAGCCAAACCTGTGGTCAAAATTGCTGCGGATGCAGGAAAGGGAAATCAGAAACAACAGGAAGTCATCactcttttttattacttaGTGGCGACCCTTCTTGCTG AGTTCCTCATACTTGCAATTATCATAGTTTTGGGTGAGAGCGCGAAGAAGTTTGGCTCAAAGTCAACCGAAATCGTGGAAGTCTAA